One Brachyspira suanatina DNA segment encodes these proteins:
- a CDS encoding biotin--[acetyl-CoA-carboxylase] ligase, producing the protein MKVNIFTDNLNTKIYGKNTLLFESLESTNKKMIEDLNNKVKLEEGSVYIALLQTSGKGSYGNKWESNNNLGLWFSVLVYSPYKKEALSFLPGIALSKCLREKYNVDAHVKWPNDVLVGSKKISGTLIQVTPFENVNACVIGTGVNLYQSKEDFDLSIRNKATSLYIETGNKVELSNFYKDLIYYFEEVYTGSTKLSEYFKEYSKMIGKTIKAIKDNTEIYADVKGITEEGYLQVEVNGKDETWISRASLDIDTSY; encoded by the coding sequence ATGAAAGTTAACATATTTACAGATAATTTAAATACTAAAATATACGGTAAAAATACTTTATTATTTGAATCATTAGAAAGTACAAATAAAAAAATGATAGAAGATTTAAATAATAAAGTAAAGTTAGAAGAGGGTAGTGTATATATAGCATTGCTTCAGACATCAGGAAAGGGCAGCTATGGTAATAAATGGGAATCAAACAATAATTTAGGATTATGGTTTAGTGTTTTAGTTTATTCACCATATAAAAAAGAGGCTTTAAGTTTTTTGCCTGGCATAGCATTGAGTAAATGCTTGAGAGAAAAATATAATGTTGATGCTCATGTAAAATGGCCTAATGATGTTTTGGTTGGAAGTAAAAAGATATCGGGAACTCTTATACAAGTTACTCCTTTTGAAAATGTAAATGCATGCGTTATAGGGACTGGTGTTAATTTATATCAAAGCAAAGAAGATTTTGATTTAAGTATAAGAAATAAGGCTACTTCATTATATATTGAAACAGGAAACAAAGTAGAATTAAGTAATTTTTATAAAGATTTAATTTATTATTTTGAAGAAGTTTATACAGGAAGTACGAAATTATCAGAATATTTTAAAGAGTATAGTAAAATGATAGGAAAAACTATAAAAGCTATAAAAGATAATACTGAAATATATGCTGATGTAAAAGGAATAACAGAAGAAGGATATTTACAAGTTGAAGTTAATGGAAAAGATGAGACTTGGATATCCAGAGCTTCTTTAGATATAGATACAAGCTATTAA
- a CDS encoding extracellular solute-binding protein: MKNTIKLFLVSLLIVTSILSCSNKKEEENINSLVIYTPATRFFIDRLVEEFGKKNPDINVEIIIAGTAEIIKRIEAEKNDPLGDIFFAANENILKYNSELFQEYVTTNYDNIYEDYRSKEKYITGFMLSPSVLIINTNLIKDIKVEGYADLLNPALKGQIAFNDPTTSSSSFEQLVNMLYAMGNGNPENGWDYVEKLYANLDGKLLSSSSAVYKGVADNEYAVGLTFESAAANYIHTGSPIDVIYMKEGVLTKAHSMAIIKGAKNLENAKKFVDFVTSYDAQKIINDELFTRTIIKNLEGSQILMPLENINDIKEDEEMVDKNKEAWLERFKNIVTGI, from the coding sequence ATGAAAAATACCATTAAATTATTTTTAGTATCTTTATTGATAGTAACATCAATTCTTTCATGTTCTAATAAAAAAGAAGAAGAGAATATAAATAGTTTAGTAATATACACTCCTGCAACTAGATTTTTTATTGATAGACTTGTAGAAGAATTTGGTAAAAAAAATCCGGACATAAATGTAGAAATTATTATAGCTGGTACTGCTGAAATAATAAAAAGAATAGAAGCTGAAAAAAATGATCCTTTAGGGGATATATTTTTTGCTGCTAATGAAAATATATTGAAATACAACTCAGAGCTTTTTCAAGAATACGTTACAACAAATTATGACAATATATACGAGGATTATAGAAGTAAAGAAAAATACATAACAGGCTTTATGCTTAGTCCAAGCGTATTAATAATAAATACAAATTTAATAAAAGATATAAAAGTAGAAGGATACGCTGATTTACTTAATCCTGCTTTAAAAGGACAAATAGCTTTTAATGATCCTACTACTTCATCATCATCTTTTGAACAGTTAGTTAATATGCTTTATGCTATGGGTAATGGAAATCCTGAAAATGGCTGGGATTATGTAGAAAAATTATATGCTAATTTAGACGGAAAACTTTTAAGCAGTTCTTCTGCAGTATATAAAGGTGTTGCTGATAATGAATATGCTGTAGGGCTTACATTTGAAAGTGCAGCTGCAAACTATATACATACAGGTTCTCCTATAGATGTTATATATATGAAAGAGGGCGTACTAACTAAAGCACATTCTATGGCTATAATAAAAGGCGCTAAAAACTTAGAAAATGCTAAAAAGTTTGTAGATTTTGTAACAAGCTATGATGCCCAAAAAATTATTAATGATGAATTATTCACAAGAACAATAATAAAAAATTTAGAAGGCTCTCAAATACTTATGCCTCTTGAAAATATAAATGATATAAAAGAAGATGAAGAAATGGTTGATAAAAATAAAGAGGCTTGGCTTGAAAGATTTAAAAATATAGTTACAGGTATTTAA
- a CDS encoding GNAT family N-acetyltransferase yields MTIYEAKNRDDELIDKLYIIWEKSVRATHLFLKEDDIINISKYIKKYLIDIKHLIIAEIEDNIVGFMGTENKKLEMLFLDPEVIGNGIGRKLIQYAIYNYDIEEVSVNEQNTNAYNFYKHIGFEDYKRNEYDDLGNNFPIIYMKLKNL; encoded by the coding sequence ATGACAATATATGAAGCAAAAAATAGAGATGATGAATTAATAGATAAACTTTATATAATATGGGAAAAATCTGTAAGAGCAACTCATTTATTTCTTAAAGAAGATGATATTATAAATATATCCAAATACATTAAAAAATATTTAATAGATATAAAGCATTTAATAATTGCTGAAATAGAAGATAATATTGTAGGGTTTATGGGCACAGAAAATAAAAAATTAGAAATGCTTTTTTTAGATCCTGAAGTTATAGGAAATGGCATAGGCAGAAAATTAATACAATATGCTATTTACAATTATGATATAGAAGAAGTATCAGTCAATGAACAAAATACAAATGCATACAATTTTTATAAGCATATAGGTTTTGAAGATTATAAAAGAAATGAATACGATGATCTAGGAAATAATTTTCCTATTATTTATATGAAATTAAAAAATCTATAA
- a CDS encoding basic amino acid ABC transporter substrate-binding protein produces MKKILTLIMIISSMLIVSCGNSAKTTETENKKIYVGIDVDFPPFGYLDSDGKIGGFDYDIMSEVAKLSGLNVEFTHMQFKGLLPALQAKKIDAIIAGMTVTEERKQFVNFSEPYYVSSQVMLVHKDDDTIKTFDDLAGKNIGVVIGTTGDTIMTENKEVNNEKFDTGAAAVLALKEKKIAAIVFDKEPCKNFAKYNDDIKLIESDAIVENYAIALRKEDTALLEKINAGLSQIMTNGTYEKLIEKNFQ; encoded by the coding sequence ATGAAAAAAATACTAACATTAATAATGATTATTTCTTCAATGCTCATTGTATCATGCGGTAATTCAGCAAAAACAACAGAAACTGAAAATAAAAAAATATATGTTGGAATAGATGTTGACTTTCCGCCTTTTGGATATTTAGACAGTGATGGAAAAATAGGCGGTTTTGATTATGATATAATGAGCGAAGTCGCAAAATTATCTGGTTTGAATGTAGAGTTCACACATATGCAGTTTAAAGGACTTTTACCAGCACTTCAGGCTAAAAAAATAGATGCTATAATAGCAGGTATGACTGTTACTGAAGAAAGAAAACAGTTTGTTAATTTTTCAGAACCTTATTATGTTTCAAGCCAAGTTATGCTAGTTCATAAAGATGATGATACTATAAAAACATTTGATGATTTAGCAGGCAAAAATATAGGTGTGGTTATAGGTACAACAGGCGATACTATAATGACAGAAAACAAAGAAGTAAATAATGAAAAATTTGATACAGGTGCTGCTGCTGTACTAGCATTAAAAGAAAAGAAAATCGCTGCTATTGTATTTGATAAAGAACCTTGCAAAAATTTTGCTAAATATAATGATGATATAAAATTAATAGAAAGTGATGCTATAGTAGAAAATTATGCAATTGCATTAAGAAAAGAAGATACAGCTCTTTTAGAAAAAATTAATGCAGGACTTTCTCAAATAATGACAAATGGTACTTATGAAAAATTAATAGAAAAGAATTTCCAATAA
- a CDS encoding tetratricopeptide repeat protein — MKSKIAEKAYTLIKKKKYKKAKEMLLNNKVRMSHDAEALAMLSFADIFLKDFYGAEEVSRKALREDSFCFNAMLAKAYVSLHNGHRENALREYFRILDLDPENKVAKDNIERIRFLTNNARGDEINPRAYLLGKKKLSMSRFLVLIPIAFILTFLSYITIDRVYPKIRYVLLDKEQKELREKLENVYLFEGLEDGKIPESAKSPTYSPREVAEMFDKAKNNMRSASVNEAVMIINGALKSDINEYLKERFRVLKQFVIAPDYNIFRESPNYLTVVENYDLYNGGYVKWKADVNTVSQTNIDGIPKKRARLLIYDTADKNIAGVADLIVNVTVTLEPKNYIEVYGKILGYDAKQKSIQLEGQIIKHLPKKK; from the coding sequence ATGAAAAGCAAAATAGCTGAAAAAGCGTATACTCTCATAAAGAAAAAGAAATATAAAAAAGCAAAAGAGATGCTTCTTAATAATAAAGTTAGGATGTCGCACGATGCAGAAGCTCTTGCTATGCTTTCTTTTGCTGATATATTTTTAAAAGATTTCTATGGTGCTGAAGAAGTTTCAAGAAAAGCACTTAGAGAGGATAGTTTTTGCTTTAATGCTATGCTTGCAAAGGCCTATGTTAGTTTGCATAATGGACACAGAGAAAATGCTTTAAGAGAGTATTTTAGAATATTAGATTTAGATCCTGAAAATAAAGTCGCTAAAGACAATATAGAAAGAATAAGATTTTTAACTAATAATGCTAGGGGCGATGAGATTAATCCAAGAGCATATTTACTAGGCAAGAAAAAATTATCAATGTCTAGATTTTTGGTGCTTATACCTATAGCATTCATACTCACATTTTTATCATACATAACAATAGACAGAGTTTATCCTAAAATAAGATATGTACTTCTTGATAAAGAGCAAAAAGAATTAAGAGAAAAGCTTGAGAATGTATACTTATTTGAAGGCTTGGAAGATGGCAAGATTCCAGAGAGTGCCAAGAGTCCCACATACTCACCGCGTGAAGTAGCAGAGATGTTTGACAAGGCTAAAAACAATATGAGAAGTGCATCTGTTAATGAAGCTGTCATGATAATTAACGGTGCATTGAAAAGCGACATAAACGAATATTTAAAAGAGAGATTCAGAGTGCTTAAACAATTTGTAATAGCACCAGACTATAATATTTTTAGAGAGAGTCCTAACTATCTTACAGTAGTTGAAAATTATGACTTGTACAATGGCGGATATGTGAAATGGAAAGCCGATGTAAACACTGTAAGTCAAACCAATATAGACGGCATACCAAAGAAAAGAGCAAGACTTTTGATTTATGATACAGCCGACAAGAACATTGCAGGCGTTGCTGATTTAATAGTGAATGTTACTGTAACATTAGAGCCTAAAAACTATATAGAAGTGTACGGCAAGATTTTGGGCTATGATGCTAAGCAGAAATCAATACAGCTTGAAGGTCAGATTATAAAGCATTTGCCTAAGAAGAAATAA
- a CDS encoding ABC transporter substrate-binding protein has translation MRFFGNFTRIIVILIISIMLFSCSKNENTSKPSSLVIYSPSSRDFIDPLIEDFKSKNPNIEVEVIIAGTGELIKRIETEKNDPLCDVLMAANINLVKNNQDLFENYTTTNENEILDSYKNVEGTMTRFMISPSVLIVNTNLVGDINIEGYSDLTNEQLKGKIAFNDPSTSSSSFKHLVTILYTMGKDDINKGWEYIDKLCDNLDGKLLTGSSAVYKGVADNEYTVGLTFENAAANYAASGSPVKLVYMKEGVIMEPAGIYIIKNAKNMENAKKFLDYMTSFDTQKKMNDELNARAVRKDLGASPILVDIKDINAITSNEELEYIDNFVKENQESWLEKFKNIITDKL, from the coding sequence ATGAGATTTTTTGGCAATTTTACAAGAATAATTGTAATTTTAATAATTTCTATAATGCTATTTTCATGCAGCAAAAATGAAAATACATCAAAACCTTCATCATTAGTAATATACTCACCATCATCAAGAGATTTTATTGATCCATTAATAGAAGATTTCAAAAGTAAAAATCCAAATATAGAAGTTGAAGTAATAATCGCAGGAACAGGTGAATTGATAAAAAGAATAGAAACAGAAAAAAATGATCCTTTATGCGATGTTTTAATGGCTGCCAATATTAATCTGGTAAAGAATAATCAGGATTTATTTGAAAATTATACAACAACAAATGAAAATGAAATATTAGACAGCTATAAAAATGTAGAAGGTACAATGACTAGATTTATGATTAGCCCAAGCGTATTAATAGTTAATACAAATCTTGTAGGCGACATAAATATAGAAGGCTATTCTGATTTAACTAATGAACAATTAAAAGGAAAAATAGCATTCAATGATCCATCTACATCTTCATCATCTTTTAAGCATTTAGTTACTATATTATATACAATGGGAAAAGATGATATTAATAAAGGCTGGGAATATATTGATAAATTATGCGACAATTTAGACGGAAAATTACTCACAGGTTCTTCTGCTGTATATAAAGGTGTTGCTGATAATGAATATACTGTGGGACTTACATTTGAGAATGCTGCTGCCAATTATGCTGCTTCTGGATCTCCTGTGAAATTAGTATATATGAAAGAAGGCGTGATAATGGAGCCTGCCGGTATATATATAATCAAAAATGCTAAAAATATGGAAAATGCTAAAAAGTTTTTGGATTATATGACTAGCTTTGATACTCAAAAGAAAATGAATGACGAACTTAATGCAAGAGCTGTAAGAAAAGATTTAGGAGCTTCTCCTATATTAGTTGATATAAAGGATATCAATGCTATAACTTCAAATGAAGAATTAGAATATATAGATAATTTTGTAAAAGAAAATCAAGAAAGTTGGCTAGAAAAATTTAAAAATATAATTACAGATAAATTATAA
- a CDS encoding ABC transporter permease, with protein MKNIIKTILKRMDFWTYITIIITFIFALFLVYPLFSLFLSSFKDIKTDAWTLNNFIRFFTKKYYYSTLINSFIVTTSVTILAVLIGTPLAYCMKMYNLKGKRIIEILIIISMMSPAFIGAYSWILLLGRNGVITRFFSYIGISIPTIYGFDGILLVFSLKLYPFIFMYVYGALGKIDNILLEASENLGASSFMRNMTVTIPLIKPTIVSAGLIVFMNALADFGTPMLIGEGYRTMPTMIYSEFISEVGSNANFSASMSVIMVIITTIMFISQKYIVNKRSYAMNSMNSIKSKDIKGIKSILIHSIIYILVLISILPQITVIYTSFLKTNRSVFTSNFSLESYETIFRSLASSIKNTYVYGIITIAIIILVGMLTAYITIRRKNILTNIIDIVSMFPYIIPGSVLGITFLTAFNKPPIILTGSSIIIVISLVIRRLPYTLRSSSAILYQIDKNVDEASISLGASEMKTFFYITAKLMLSGVLSGAILSWITVINELSSSVILYTTKSRTMSVAIYQEVIRASYGTAAALSTILTFTTIISLIIFFKISNKKEITL; from the coding sequence ATGAAAAATATAATAAAAACTATATTAAAAAGAATGGACTTTTGGACATATATTACTATAATAATAACATTTATTTTTGCTTTATTTTTAGTTTATCCATTGTTCTCATTATTTTTAAGCAGTTTTAAAGATATAAAAACAGATGCCTGGACGTTAAATAATTTTATAAGATTCTTTACCAAAAAGTATTATTACAGCACTTTAATAAATAGTTTTATAGTAACAACTTCTGTAACTATTCTTGCTGTATTAATTGGAACACCTTTGGCATACTGTATGAAGATGTACAATCTTAAAGGTAAAAGAATCATAGAAATTCTCATAATAATATCTATGATGTCTCCAGCATTTATAGGTGCCTATTCATGGATACTTCTTCTTGGAAGAAACGGAGTTATTACTAGATTTTTTTCATATATAGGTATTAGCATACCAACTATATATGGTTTTGATGGAATACTTTTAGTTTTTTCTTTGAAATTATACCCATTTATATTTATGTATGTTTATGGAGCTTTGGGTAAAATAGATAATATACTTTTAGAGGCTTCTGAGAATTTGGGTGCTTCAAGCTTTATGAGAAATATGACAGTAACTATACCATTAATAAAGCCCACTATAGTTTCAGCAGGACTCATTGTATTTATGAATGCTTTGGCTGATTTCGGTACTCCTATGCTTATAGGTGAAGGATACAGAACTATGCCTACTATGATATACTCGGAGTTCATAAGCGAAGTAGGAAGCAATGCAAACTTTTCTGCTTCAATGTCTGTTATAATGGTAATAATTACAACTATAATGTTTATTTCACAAAAATATATTGTAAATAAAAGATCTTATGCTATGAATTCAATGAACAGCATAAAATCAAAAGATATAAAAGGTATAAAATCTATACTAATTCATAGTATAATATATATTTTAGTTTTGATTTCTATACTTCCTCAAATTACAGTAATATACACTTCATTTTTAAAGACAAACCGATCCGTTTTTACTAGTAATTTTTCTCTTGAAAGCTATGAAACAATATTTCGTTCTTTGGCATCTTCAATAAAAAATACATACGTATATGGAATAATAACAATAGCAATAATAATACTTGTAGGAATGCTCACTGCATATATAACAATCAGAAGAAAAAATATATTAACCAATATAATAGATATAGTATCAATGTTTCCATATATAATACCAGGATCTGTACTTGGAATAACATTTTTAACTGCATTCAATAAGCCTCCTATAATATTAACAGGAAGTTCTATAATTATTGTTATATCATTGGTAATAAGAAGACTCCCCTACACTTTAAGATCAAGCTCTGCAATACTTTATCAAATAGATAAGAATGTAGATGAAGCATCTATAAGTTTAGGAGCTTCAGAAATGAAAACTTTCTTTTATATAACAGCAAAATTAATGCTTTCAGGCGTATTATCCGGAGCCATATTAAGCTGGATAACTGTTATTAATGAATTAAGCTCATCTGTTATACTTTATACAACAAAATCAAGAACTATGTCTGTGGCTATTTATCAGGAAGTTATAAGGGCAAGTTACGGAACAGCAGCCGCACTTTCTACAATACTTACATTTACAACTATTATATCGCTTATTATATTCTTTAAAATAAGCAATAAAAAAGAAATAACTCTATGA